DNA from Paraphotobacterium marinum:
TGATAATATTGTTATGAATAAGTTTTTGGGTATCCCTATTTTTCTTTTTGTAATGTACATGATGTTCTTTTTTTCTATTAATATTGGAGGAGCATTACAGCCAATATTTGATGAAGGATCCTCTGCTATTTTTATCGATGGTGCGGCTTGGCTGTGTAATTATTTAAGCTTTCCTCCCTTTATTACTGCAGTTATTGCTCAAGGTTTTGGTGGAGGAGTAAATACTCTATTACCTTTCATTCCTCAGATCGGACTTTTATTCTTGTATTTATCATTTCTTGAGGATAGTGGTTATATGGCAAGGGCAGCATTTGTTGTTGATAGAGCAATGCAATCCATAGGTTTACCTGGAAAGTCTTTTGTTCCATTAATAGTGGGTTTTGGGTGTAATACTCCAGCTATATCAGCAACTAGAACATTAGAATCTCAAAAAGATAGAATCTTAACTGCTATGATGGCACCTTTAGTGACATGTGGAGCAAGACTAGCTATTTTTGGCGTTTTTGCTGCTGCTTTTTTTCATGGTTTAGGAAGCTTTTTGGTTTTTAGTCTCTATGTCCTTGGTATTTTAGTAGCAATTGGAACTGCCATAATTTTAAAAAAGACATTATTGATTGGAGAGTCTCTGCCAAATGTTATGGAAATGCCTCTTTATCATGTGCCGCACATTAAAACAGTTTTGATAACAACATGGACTAGGCTTAAAGGTTTTGTTATTAAGGCGGGTAAATTAATCATTCCAATATGTATGATAGTTATGGGCCTAAATAGTATAACAATGAAGGGTGAACTAGTGACACCGGATACGGAACAAAATTCAGTTTTATCAGACTTTGGGCGTGCGGTGACTCCAATATTCAAACCTATGGGTGTGAAAGATGAAAACTGGCCAGCAACTGTTGGTTTGTTAACTGGGACGTTAGCAAAAGAAGTTGTTGTAGGTACATTAAACACTCTTTATAGCAAGCCAGAAGAACAAAATAATGATAATGATAAATTTGACTTGGTTGGAGAGTTAAAAACGGCATGGGATGATACAATTGATGGGTTAAGAGATAGCTTTTCAATAACAACCTTTTTGAATCCTGTTGATGCTGCAAAAGCTGATGCTGATATGAGTGATTCTTCAATGGGCTCAATGTATAAGGCATTTGGGGGATTGATTCCAGCCTATGCTTATTTAATATTTGTATTACTGTACATTCCTTGTGTTTCAACAATAGGTGCAATCTCAAGAGAGATTGGTAAAAACTGGGCATATCTATCGACTTTATGGGGAGTAGTTATTGCTTATTCCTTAGCGGTTATATTTTACCAAACAGCAACATTTTATGAGCATATGTTATCTAGTTCGATATGGATACTGTTTTCTATATCATTAGTAATGATTACTATTTATTTGATTAAAATATCAAGCAACAAACTAGATTGGAGTTTAGGCAAAAAACTTAATAATAACAATGGTCGTATATATGAATAATTTAATAGATGTCCGTAATTATATAAGAACCAAAAGAAAAGTGCATAGTAGACAAATGAAACGAGAGTTTAAAGGTTCAACACGACTACTAGATGCTTTGATTGAGAAGCTTGTTTTAAAAGGTGTCGTTGAAATATTGGATGATTCTCAGAGCTCATCTTGTTCAAAAAGTGGCTGTAATTCTTGTAACCAAAAAATAGAAAACACAGTTTATTGTTGGAAAGAGAAACACACAATTGAGGTATGTATGTTATAAATACCGATGATAACTATCAAGAACGATAAGTACCAATCACTTAACATGCGAAAATGAGTTACTAAATTGTAAGTCGCTTTTTTCGCATTAATTAACTCATCCTCTAATCAATTTCAAATAAATTGAAGCTGTCAGTCAGTTCGTTTTTATTGTTTTAAATAAATAAGTTACATTTTAAAATTTAATCGCTTATACTGTATAAATAAACATGTCAATAAAGATTACCACATGAAATCATTAACAAAAGACAACAAGAAGTTTTTAATTTGATCAAAAACAAAATTGATGAAACAGGTTTCCCTCCTACCAGAGCTGAAATTGCGAAAGAATTAGGCTTTAAATCTGCTAATGCTGCAGAGGAACATATCAAAGCCCTCTCTAAGAAAGGAGTAATCGAACTTGTTTCTGGCGTATCTCGGGGTATAAAAATCACAGAAATAGAAACTAATCAAATTGACAGTTTACCTTTAATAGGAAAGGTAGCAGCAGGGCATCCGATTTTGGCAATAGAAAATATTGAAAAAAAATATGAAATCAGTCCAAATATTTTTTCTCCTAGAGCTGATTACTTATTGAGAGTAGAAGGCATGAGTATGAAAAATGTGGGTATTTATGAAGGAGACCTAATTGCTATCCATAAAACAACAGAAATCCGTAATGGTCAAATTGTTGTTGCCAGAATTGAAGATGAGGTGACGGTCAAAAGATTTGAGAAAAAAATGATTTTGTATATTTACATCCAGAAAATGAAGATTTTCAGGTAATTAAAGTTGATTGTTCAACTGAAAATTTTTATATAGAAGGAGTCGCGGTAGGTATTTTAAGAGATAATTTTTTTAATAGTTAGAGTCAGTTCTACTTCACTTTTTTTTAACAAATCACTGTAATTTTTTAGAAAAACATCTAGGTTTATTCATAATATTTAATTTTTTTATTGTATGAATAAATCTTTATTTTTTATCTTTTTTTTTATCGCTACTTCTGTATTCGGTGAAAACAATCAAGACATGAACTGGAATCTTACTAAAGGTGCTAGCAGAGTAAGCTCAGAAGTATATTCTTTACACATGATTGTTTTTTACATTTGTTTGGCAATTTTAATATTTGTTTGTGGTCTAATTTTATTTTCAATCATAAGATTCCATAAATCTAAAAACCATGTCCCATCCACAAAGTCACATAGTCTTAGATTAGAGGTTTTATGGACAATTATTCCATTCATTATTTTAATTACAATGGCTGTTCCAGCAACTAAAACTCTAATTTCGATGGAGGATACATCATCATCTAACTTAACAGTGTTAGTTACTGGTTCTCAGTGGAAATGGCATTATAAATACCTTGATACTAATATCAGTTTTTACTCTAATCTAGCAACCTCTCCTTATGAAATATCTAATCAAAGAATAAAAAGAGATAATTATCTTTTGGAAGTTGATAATCCTTTAGTTATTCCAATAAATCAGAAAGTGAGATTTCTAGTAACTTCTGATGATGTTATTCATTCATGGTGGGTTCCTGACTTTGCTATAAAAAAAGATGCTAATCCAGGATTTATTAATGAAGCATGGACCATAGTAAATAGAGCGGGGACCTACAGAGGACAGTGTGCAGAGTTGTGTGGTAAAAATCACGGTTTTATGCCAATTGTGGTTATAGCAAAAGAACAAACTGAATTCAAAAAGTGGTTGCTTAATCAAGAAAAAAAAATGGAACAAATTAAGTTGGAAGAGAAAAAATAACGAGTTCAATATTAAGCAAAAGAGAGTTAATGGAGTTAGGAGAATCTGTTTATATTCAATATTGCTCTGCCTGCCATCAAATTAACGGCAAAGGATTAAAAGGTATTTTTCCTAAACTTGATGGTTCTCCGTTAGCTATTCAAGAGGATAAAGTTAGAGAACACATTAATATTGTTTTGTATGGAAAGACAGGATCATCGATGCAAGCTTACAAGAATCAGCTGACCTTAAAAGAAATTGCGGCAGTAATAACATATGAACGAAATGCATGGAGTAATAAAACGGATCGTTTAGTCCAACCATCAGAGATCAAAAAGTACTTCAAATAATATAAGATGAGGGATATCTAATGGAAAACTCTATTGACGGAAATCATCAAAAAGAAAATCCTTTTTAAAGTGGTTAATTACTACAAATCATAAAGAGATAGGTACTTTATACCTAATTTTTAGTTTAATTATGTTTTTCACTGGTGGTTTAATGGCTTTGTTAATTAGGTTAGAGTTATTTCAGCCTGGTTTACAGTTTATTGAACCCAATTTTTATAATCAAATGACCACTGTTCATGGATTGATAATGATTTTTGGAGCAGTTATGCCTGCTTTCACGGGTTTAGCCAACTGGATGATACCTCTAATGATTGGTGCTTCAGATATGGCTCTCCCAAGATTAAATAATTTAAGCTTCTGGATTCTACCTTTTGCATTTTTTTTGCTTTTGTTATCATTATTCATGGAAGGAGGCGGTCCAAATTTTGGTTGGACATTTTACGCCCCCTTGTCCACGACATACAGCCCACCAAGTACAGCTTTATTTATTTTTTCAATGCACATTATGGGCATAAGTTCCATATTAGGTGCTATTAACATAATCGTCACTATTATGAATATGAGAGCTCCTTGGATGAGTTACTTTAAAATGCCTATGTTTGTGTGGACTTGGTTGATTACGGCTTTTTTACTTATAGCAGTAATGCCCGTTCTAGCTGGTGCAGTTACAATGGTTTTGACTGATAAATATTTTGGAACAAGTTTTTTTAATGCTTCTGGGGGAGGTGATCCAGTTTTGTTTCAGCACATTTTTTGGTTTTTTGGACATCCGGAAGTTTATATAATGATATTACCGAGCTTTGGTATTATTTCTACTATCATTCCTACTTTTTCTAGAAAAAAACTTTTTGGTTATCATTCAATGGTATATGCAACATTAGCAATTGCGATATTAAGTTTTACTGTTTGGGCTCATCATATGTTTACTTCTGGTATGCCGGTTGCGGGAGAGCTTTTTTTCATGTATTCAACCATGCTCATATCGGTACCAACTGGAGTAAAAGTTTTTAACTGGATAGCGACCATGTGGGGCGGTTCTCTGTCATTCGAAATACCAATGCTATTCTCTATTGCTTTCATAATTTTATTTACTATTGGCGGTTTGTCAGGAGTAATGTTGTCAATAACACCTGCAGACTTTCAATATCATGATACTTATTTTGTCGTAGCCCATTTTCATTATGTATTAGTTTCAGGTGCTATTTTCTCTATTATTGCAGCTGTTTATTATTGGCTTCCTAAGTGGTATGGGAGAATGTACGATCAAAAGCTAGCGTCATGGCACTTTTGGTCTTCAATAATTTCGATGAATATTTTATTTTTTCCAATGCATTTTTTGGGTTTAGCTGGAATGCCAAGAAGAATTCCTGATTATGCTTTACAATTTTCCGATGTTAACGCTGTGGTTAGTATAGGGGCTTTCTTATTTGGGTTCTCCCAATTAATTTTTTTGCGAGTATTATATAAATGTTACAAACAAAAACCTTCGCAAAATTTTTCAAAGTGGCCCGGAGCAAAAGGTTTGGAATGGACTTTGCCAACCCCAATTCCAAGTCATACGTTTGAAAAACCACCTAATGGGCCATAACATGAAAAATAATAAATTGGTTTATAAGTTATTTATTATACC
Protein-coding regions in this window:
- a CDS encoding FeoC-like transcriptional regulator; amino-acid sequence: MNNLIDVRNYIRTKRKVHSRQMKREFKGSTRLLDALIEKLVLKGVVEILDDSQSSSCSKSGCNSCNQKIENTVYCWKEKHTIEVCML
- a CDS encoding c-type cytochrome, coding for MELGESVYIQYCSACHQINGKGLKGIFPKLDGSPLAIQEDKVREHINIVLYGKTGSSMQAYKNQLTLKEIAAVITYERNAWSNKTDRLVQPSEIKKYFK
- the coxB gene encoding cytochrome c oxidase subunit II — translated: MNKSLFFIFFFIATSVFGENNQDMNWNLTKGASRVSSEVYSLHMIVFYICLAILIFVCGLILFSIIRFHKSKNHVPSTKSHSLRLEVLWTIIPFIILITMAVPATKTLISMEDTSSSNLTVLVTGSQWKWHYKYLDTNISFYSNLATSPYEISNQRIKRDNYLLEVDNPLVIPINQKVRFLVTSDDVIHSWWVPDFAIKKDANPGFINEAWTIVNRAGTYRGQCAELCGKNHGFMPIVVIAKEQTEFKKWLLNQEKKMEQIKLEEKK
- the feoB gene encoding Fe(2+) transporter permease subunit FeoB; amino-acid sequence: MEKKFTISLLGNPNCGKTTLFNVLTGSKQKTGNWSGVTVDKKTGFFNSENHQYELVDLPGVYSLNDLEGNGSLDEKIARDFILSKKNKLVINIVDGSNLERNLYLTTQLLEMKVPTLLVVNMMDVLKSKGLKLDLKALSSKIGCPVIGIIASKKRGVNELITAIDSQINKLSISDFKVQYPEYLEFEINKISYSLEKHDNFDKNDLRYFAVSYLESNGFGVKELSSQSQQTISESLRVLSDIDEPDLIIADSKYTRVTQILDNSLDETNHSNHKLTQIIDNIVMNKFLGIPIFLFVMYMMFFFSINIGGALQPIFDEGSSAIFIDGAAWLCNYLSFPPFITAVIAQGFGGGVNTLLPFIPQIGLLFLYLSFLEDSGYMARAAFVVDRAMQSIGLPGKSFVPLIVGFGCNTPAISATRTLESQKDRILTAMMAPLVTCGARLAIFGVFAAAFFHGLGSFLVFSLYVLGILVAIGTAIILKKTLLIGESLPNVMEMPLYHVPHIKTVLITTWTRLKGFVIKAGKLIIPICMIVMGLNSITMKGELVTPDTEQNSVLSDFGRAVTPIFKPMGVKDENWPATVGLLTGTLAKEVVVGTLNTLYSKPEEQNNDNDKFDLVGELKTAWDDTIDGLRDSFSITTFLNPVDAAKADADMSDSSMGSMYKAFGGLIPAYAYLIFVLLYIPCVSTIGAISREIGKNWAYLSTLWGVVIAYSLAVIFYQTATFYEHMLSSSIWILFSISLVMITIYLIKISSNKLDWSLGKKLNNNNGRIYE